A DNA window from Arachis hypogaea cultivar Tifrunner chromosome 18, arahy.Tifrunner.gnm2.J5K5, whole genome shotgun sequence contains the following coding sequences:
- the LOC112769866 gene encoding uncharacterized protein, whose amino-acid sequence MMIHGDVYKDTKEEQIQENQATWALAVESGAVLYDEEVDIMGILQAQNEEIAAKRRLAKQKEKARRNRPKNKNQLLDLPLTDRKYTWFRGQSCSRIDRILVNIEWTEKFSDIRLKGGPRELPDHCPLILEGTRLGGGPRPFRSLDSWFTHEDFLRMVKNEWRSLGEAQFTCKLRALTVPLQKWHKDNFRGIEKRLMQFEEEITRLDKLVSDGIYNGTMEARRRALVRFCEKWYIRKEIHWKQMFRSKHAAEMDKNTEYFHNIASARRRNNRIDALMIHGRLDYVPRIGVKDGLVKHIQRDEDEALEMMPSVEKIREAVWDCESSKAPGSDGYNMNFIKKCWEDIGLEFIATVMEFFQSAKLPTDVNVTWVTLAPMFEGAKEVKDFRPISMVGCVYKVISKVLVRRMRVVMPGLVGETQTAFVKGRKIHDGALIACETVHWLRTRKKTTAIIKLDFQKAYDRVRWSFVDVVL is encoded by the exons ATGATGATTCATGGAGACGTGTACAAGGATACGAAGGAAGAGCAGATACAAGAAAATCAAGCAACCTGGGCACTGGCAGTGGAATCGGGAGCTGTGTTATACGATGAAGAAGTGGATATTATGGGAATTTTACAAGCACAAAATGAGGAAATAGCGGCGAAGAGAAGACTggcaaagcaaaaagaaaaggcgAGAAGGAATCGGCCAAAGAATAAAAATCAG TTGTTGGATTTGCCTCTTACTGATAGAAAGTATACATGGTTTAGGGGTCAATCCTGTAGTCGAATTGATAGGATTCTGGTAAATATTGAATGGACTGAGAAGTTTTCGGATATTCGATTAAAAGGTGGCCCAAGGGAGTTGCCGGATCACTGTCCACTGATATTGGAAGGTACAAGATTAGGAGGAGGCCCAAGACCATTCAGAAGTCTGGATTCCTGGTTTACGCATGAGGATTTTCTGAGAATGGTGAAGAATGAATGGAGAAGCTTGGGAGAAGCACAGTTCACATGTAAACTGAGGGCCTTAACAGTACCACTGCAGAAATGGCACAAGGATAACTTCAGGGGCATAGAGAAGAGACTCATGCAGTTTGAGGAGGAGATCACAAGGTTGGACAAGTTGGTTAGTGATGGGATATATAATGGTACAATGGAGGCTAGAAGGAGGGCACTGGTGAGATTTTGTGAAAAATGGTACATTAGGAAGGAAATCCACTGGAAACAGATGTTTCGGTCCAAGCATGCTGCTGAAATGGATAAGAATACCGAATACTTTCATAACATTGCCTCGGCGAGAAGACGAAATAACAGGATAGATGCCCTGATGATACATGGAAGACTT GATTATGTTCCGAGGATTGGAGTCAAAGATGGTTTGGTGAAGCATATCCAGAGAGATGAGGATGAAGCACTGGAAATGATGCCATCGGTAGAGAAAATCAGGGAAGCAGTATGGGACTGCGAATCTTCCAAGGCCCCAGGGAGTGATGGATACAACATGAACTTTATTAAGAAATGTTGGGAGGATATTGGACTAGAATTCATAGCAACGGTGATGGAGTTCTTTCAAAGTGCTAAGTTGCCAACGGATGTAAATGTAACGTGGGTGACATTAGCCCCAATGTTTGAAGGTGCAAAGGAGGTGAAAGATTTTAGGCCGATTAGTATGGTGGGGTGTGTGTATAAGGTAATTTCGAAGGTGTTGGTGAGAAGGATGCGGGTTGTCATGCCGGGGTTGGTCGGAGAGACTCAGACGGCGTTTGTAAAGGGTAGGAAAATTCATGATGGCGCACTCATAGCCTGTGAAACGGTTCATTGGCTAAGAACTCGGAAAAAGACAACGGCTATTATCAAACTGGATTTTcaaaaagcttatgacagagtaAGATGGAGTTTTGTGGATGTTGTGCTTTAG